The Petroclostridium xylanilyticum genome has a segment encoding these proteins:
- a CDS encoding glycosyl hydrolase 53 family protein produces MKHLKNTVVSIIMFAVVFSIFAPTYASETVAESICVNPIKGLNPDFIMGADISMLAEIEKNGGRYYDQNGVEKDCLQILKEHGINWIRLRLWNDPTTDANGKAGNDIVTVNGSPAPEGTQAGGGNCDEATITGLAVRAKGLGFKVLLDFHYSDFWADPGKQTKPKAWEELTGEGLQDAVYHYTKTVLNNMKNAGAMPDMVQIGNETNSGMLWPDGKTSNGYAGWIGLINAATKAVREVGGTNTKIMIHLADGGDNVLYRRVFDKLTDFSDATDYIASADKYNEGKSGIDFDVIGLSYYPFWHGSLDKFKANIDDIAKRYGKEIAVAEIGYGYTFANGDSQSNAFGEGMDEIGGYQATVQGQAQLLRDVMEAVSQIKDSEGNSKGIGVFYWAPEWIPVLDDKGNNLAGWITGQGNDSENRALFDFNGKVLPSINVFKDVRKSVSELPEGKLYSAKIIKLRPASATVTVSETSELPATVKAEYSDGTIRDVCVKWDNIKSSDLLKLHTITVYGSVEGTTEKAVLNLNVIGKKNYVKDYSFESSNLSNWTVTRDSDSVQAYIESSPGNNAYTGDRVFHYYISPNSSGFTVQQTITGLPNGTYTLKVVSHGGDYGTVERYLFAKDYGGEEKKVSFANTGWRDWKQPEIKNINVTNGQCTIGVRIVTAGSGTWGKLDDFELYPDLSSANLALPYSISAGSNFTVKLSYSNLIYNVYAQDIAINYDKDKLEFVDAVGASSDIKVLSKDTEIPGMVRIIAANTGTGGLSWNADVLSLFFKAKSGSIGTDDITISRVLMGTAPEGSVVEPAGLTTTRTAKPSSSSNGSSRADSPSVPVETTPSTSSELVKVAVKTPVVENGIVKISVDEIALKNAFETVQEDAKGMKTVLVSVDKIEGRSAYEVILPAASLATKDLKYMIKIDTGIGMIIVPANMLSISETQGVQKVSIVMTKADKAGLGNTLEAQILDRPIIEIKVKLDEKEISWDNPDAPVTVSIPYTPAAEELKVQEHIVVWHIDDSGNIAVVPNSKYDATRGGVVFSTTHFSKFAVAFVHKTFDDMDQFEWAKKPIQVLASKGIVKGTSETTFTPEKNITRAEYIVMLVRAFGLTAKVDGNFNDVKSTDYYYQAVGIAKKLGIVTGTDNNNFNPGESITRQDLMVLTARALKAAKRLSSEGFAEDLEKFKDVSEISDYALESVSVLVNKGIVNGRNGLIHPKDDASRAEAAVIIYRASKN; encoded by the coding sequence ATGAAACATTTGAAAAATACTGTTGTTAGTATAATCATGTTTGCAGTGGTATTTTCAATATTTGCGCCAACATATGCTTCTGAGACGGTCGCAGAAAGCATTTGCGTAAATCCTATTAAAGGGCTTAACCCTGATTTCATCATGGGTGCAGACATTTCAATGCTGGCCGAAATTGAAAAAAACGGCGGAAGGTATTATGATCAGAACGGAGTAGAAAAGGATTGTCTCCAGATTCTGAAAGAACATGGAATAAACTGGATAAGGCTTAGGCTTTGGAACGACCCTACAACCGACGCAAATGGAAAAGCAGGAAATGATATCGTAACAGTTAATGGAAGTCCGGCACCCGAGGGAACACAAGCCGGAGGCGGTAACTGTGATGAAGCCACTATAACAGGGCTTGCGGTCAGAGCAAAGGGGCTTGGCTTTAAGGTATTGCTTGACTTCCATTACAGTGATTTCTGGGCTGACCCCGGAAAGCAGACAAAGCCGAAAGCTTGGGAAGAACTGACAGGAGAAGGTTTGCAAGATGCAGTATATCATTATACCAAAACCGTGCTCAACAATATGAAGAACGCCGGTGCAATGCCAGACATGGTACAGATCGGAAACGAAACAAACAGCGGAATGCTGTGGCCAGACGGTAAAACGTCCAATGGCTACGCCGGATGGATAGGATTGATTAATGCGGCCACAAAAGCTGTAAGGGAAGTGGGAGGAACAAATACCAAAATAATGATTCATCTTGCCGATGGTGGGGATAATGTTTTGTACAGAAGGGTTTTTGATAAACTTACAGATTTTTCCGATGCTACAGACTATATTGCATCAGCTGATAAATATAACGAGGGAAAGAGTGGGATAGATTTTGATGTGATAGGTTTGTCCTATTATCCATTTTGGCATGGTTCTTTGGATAAATTCAAAGCTAACATTGACGATATTGCCAAAAGATATGGAAAGGAAATTGCTGTGGCCGAGATTGGCTACGGTTATACCTTTGCAAACGGGGACAGCCAAAGCAATGCCTTCGGAGAAGGTATGGACGAGATCGGAGGTTATCAGGCCACCGTTCAGGGACAGGCACAGCTGTTAAGGGATGTCATGGAGGCTGTTTCACAGATTAAGGATAGTGAAGGAAACAGCAAAGGGATAGGTGTATTCTATTGGGCGCCTGAGTGGATTCCTGTTTTGGACGACAAAGGCAATAATCTTGCAGGATGGATCACAGGTCAAGGAAATGATAGTGAAAACAGGGCACTTTTCGATTTTAACGGGAAAGTTCTTCCATCAATTAATGTTTTCAAGGATGTTAGAAAGAGTGTATCTGAACTACCTGAAGGCAAGCTTTATTCAGCAAAAATAATAAAGTTGCGTCCAGCAAGCGCTACAGTAACAGTCTCTGAAACGTCTGAACTGCCTGCTACCGTAAAGGCCGAATACAGCGACGGAACAATAAGGGATGTCTGCGTAAAATGGGATAATATTAAATCTTCAGATCTTTTAAAACTGCATACAATTACTGTATACGGCAGTGTGGAGGGGACTACTGAAAAAGCCGTATTAAACCTTAACGTGATAGGAAAGAAAAATTATGTAAAAGATTACAGTTTTGAATCCAGTAATTTGTCGAATTGGACGGTCACCAGAGATTCCGACAGTGTTCAGGCTTACATTGAGAGCAGTCCCGGCAACAACGCATATACGGGAGACAGGGTGTTTCACTACTACATTTCCCCCAATTCGTCCGGTTTTACCGTGCAGCAGACAATTACCGGCCTTCCAAACGGAACTTATACCTTGAAGGTCGTATCCCACGGCGGGGATTACGGTACGGTTGAAAGATATTTGTTTGCCAAGGATTACGGCGGAGAAGAAAAAAAGGTGAGTTTTGCCAATACCGGATGGCGGGATTGGAAACAACCTGAAATTAAGAACATTAACGTTACAAACGGCCAGTGTACGATAGGTGTCAGGATTGTTACCGCGGGAAGTGGCACATGGGGCAAACTGGACGATTTTGAGCTTTACCCGGACCTTTCTTCAGCCAATCTGGCTTTGCCGTATTCCATAAGTGCAGGTTCCAACTTTACGGTTAAGCTTTCGTACAGCAACCTGATTTACAATGTATATGCCCAGGACATAGCCATAAATTATGATAAGGACAAGCTTGAATTTGTAGACGCAGTCGGTGCAAGCAGCGATATAAAAGTACTGAGCAAAGACACTGAGATACCCGGAATGGTAAGGATTATTGCCGCAAATACAGGTACTGGAGGGTTATCTTGGAATGCAGATGTGCTTAGTCTTTTCTTCAAGGCAAAAAGTGGGTCTATCGGAACAGACGACATAACCATCTCAAGAGTGCTGATGGGAACAGCCCCTGAAGGATCTGTGGTAGAACCGGCAGGATTGACAACCACAAGAACAGCCAAACCAAGCAGTAGCAGCAATGGCAGCAGCAGAGCAGATTCGCCTTCCGTTCCTGTGGAAACGACGCCTTCGACAAGCAGCGAGTTAGTAAAAGTGGCGGTTAAAACGCCTGTTGTAGAAAACGGTATAGTAAAAATTTCCGTAGACGAAATTGCGCTTAAAAATGCTTTTGAAACTGTTCAAGAGGATGCCAAAGGCATGAAAACTGTGCTTGTCTCAGTGGACAAAATTGAAGGACGGTCCGCGTATGAGGTAATTCTTCCAGCTGCAAGCCTTGCAACAAAAGATTTAAAATATATGATAAAAATTGATACAGGCATAGGAATGATAATTGTGCCTGCTAATATGCTGAGCATTTCTGAAACTCAGGGAGTGCAAAAAGTGAGTATTGTAATGACCAAAGCGGATAAGGCCGGCCTTGGTAATACGCTTGAAGCACAAATATTGGATAGGCCGATAATAGAGATTAAGGTAAAACTTGATGAAAAAGAAATATCATGGGATAATCCTGATGCTCCTGTTACAGTATCCATTCCTTATACGCCAGCTGCTGAAGAATTGAAGGTTCAAGAACATATCGTTGTATGGCATATAGATGATAGCGGAAATATTGCGGTGGTTCCGAATTCAAAGTATGATGCAACCAGAGGAGGGGTTGTATTTTCTACGACACATTTCAGCAAATTTGCAGTTGCATTTGTGCATAAAACATTTGATGATATGGATCAATTTGAATGGGCGAAGAAACCTATACAGGTCCTTGCATCTAAAGGCATAGTCAAAGGTACTTCCGAGACAACGTTTACACCGGAAAAAAATATAACAAGGGCCGAGTATATTGTAATGCTTGTCAGAGCATTTGGTCTCACTGCAAAAGTGGATGGGAACTTTAACGATGTAAAAAGCACCGATTACTATTACCAAGCCGTTGGTATTGCCAAAAAGTTGGGGATAGTCACAGGGACTGACAATAACAACTTCAATCCCGGAGAAAGCATTACAAGGCAGGATTTGATGGTGTTGACGGCAAGAGCTCTTAAAGCAGCTAAAAGACTGTCGTCTGAGGGTTTTGCAGAAGATTTGGAAAAGTTCAAGGATGTATCGGAAATATCAGATTACGCATTGGAATCTGTTTCAGTACTTGTAAATAAAGGTATTGTAAACGGCAGAAATGGACTTATCCATCCAAAAGACGATGCTTCCAGGGCGGAAGCGGCAGTAATTATATATAGAGCGTCAAAAAATTAA
- a CDS encoding dockerin type I domain-containing protein, with translation MRNKTKFLSVILSVFLLAGTLVPNAVVLAVEQTNYVVNGDFETDSDSNWKPDNWMVSSGIEPHTWLSGSENKVLSIKSTGVENRGTVTQAVYGTDGDRLPDGIYTLEAKIQGDISGIESLKLFVTDTDESDETSEECKDQINSSEFTTLKLENVKVTAGRCTIGIAVELNNSLAEWAWILDIDDISFYKTRNIGEQLPVVQSVENPEPISTVVNEVPKLPKTVKAYLSNGTTIDADVNWILPNPNLYTGEGTIGTSFTVNGTIRDKVAETDIPVEINVTVTYKTFDLNGDGRVDVGDLAIAAYYYGTDSNNDNWHNIETYDINGDGKIDLTELQLIAIKIANN, from the coding sequence ATGAGAAATAAAACTAAATTCTTATCAGTTATACTGTCAGTGTTTCTACTGGCAGGAACTTTGGTTCCAAATGCGGTGGTATTGGCAGTTGAACAGACCAACTATGTGGTAAATGGAGACTTTGAAACTGATAGCGATTCAAATTGGAAACCGGACAACTGGATGGTATCGTCTGGCATTGAACCGCATACATGGCTGAGCGGTTCGGAAAACAAGGTATTGAGCATAAAGTCTACAGGTGTCGAAAACAGAGGGACCGTAACACAAGCTGTGTATGGCACAGACGGCGACAGACTGCCTGACGGTATATACACGCTGGAAGCGAAGATACAGGGGGATATAAGTGGAATCGAATCATTGAAATTGTTTGTGACTGATACGGATGAATCGGACGAAACCAGTGAAGAATGTAAAGATCAAATAAACTCCAGTGAATTTACTACTTTGAAACTTGAAAATGTCAAAGTAACTGCGGGAAGATGCACAATCGGCATAGCAGTAGAACTTAACAATAGTTTGGCTGAATGGGCGTGGATACTGGATATAGACGACATTTCGTTTTATAAGACAAGAAATATCGGTGAACAATTGCCGGTTGTCCAATCGGTGGAAAATCCAGAACCTATAAGCACGGTGGTGAACGAGGTGCCAAAACTTCCGAAAACCGTAAAAGCATATTTGTCCAATGGTACTACTATAGATGCCGATGTGAACTGGATTTTGCCAAATCCGAATTTGTACACAGGAGAAGGTACGATAGGAACGAGCTTTACGGTAAACGGAACCATAAGAGACAAGGTCGCCGAAACGGATATTCCTGTTGAAATTAATGTTACTGTCACATACAAGACGTTTGACCTAAATGGCGACGGGAGAGTTGATGTTGGAGACCTTGCAATAGCGGCGTACTATTATGGGACAGATTCAAATAATGATAACTGGCATAACATAGAAACTTATGATATCAACGGAGACGGAAAGATTGATCTAACAGAGCTTCAATTGATTGCTATTAAGATTGCAAACAACTAA
- a CDS encoding Fur family transcriptional regulator has protein sequence MIKNISEYLIDHNIKPSYPRIKIYEYLVTKKNHPTVDEIYSELVKELPTLSKTTVYNTLDLLIDANIARVVTIEENETRYDADISDHGHFKCEKCGHVFDFQIHVESIETKNLDGFKINEKNVYYKGICPKCLLNKN, from the coding sequence ATGATTAAAAATATTAGTGAGTATCTAATTGACCACAATATAAAGCCATCTTATCCCAGAATTAAGATATATGAGTATCTGGTAACAAAAAAAAACCATCCAACGGTGGATGAAATATATAGTGAACTGGTAAAAGAATTACCCACATTATCAAAGACAACAGTATATAATACTTTGGACCTTTTAATAGACGCCAATATTGCAAGGGTTGTTACAATTGAAGAAAATGAGACAAGATATGATGCCGATATATCTGACCATGGGCATTTTAAATGCGAGAAATGCGGTCATGTTTTTGATTTTCAGATTCATGTAGAAAGCATTGAAACAAAGAATTTAGATGGTTTTAAAATAAACGAGAAAAATGTGTATTATAAAGGCATTTGTCCAAAATGTCTTTTAAATAAAAATTGA
- the rbr gene encoding rubrerythrin, whose translation MKSLKGTKTAENLMKAFAGESQARNRYTYYASVAKKEGYIQISNLFTETAENEKEHAKRFFKFLNESLNGEMVEINACYPVALGDTKANLLAAANGENEEWSDLYPEFAKVADEEGFPAVAVVFRKIAEVEKHHETRYRKLLENLEKETVFKKDTAVRWKCNNCGYIHEGGSAPETCPACAHPQGYFEVFVETY comes from the coding sequence ATGAAATCATTAAAAGGTACAAAAACTGCTGAAAACTTGATGAAAGCCTTTGCCGGCGAGTCACAGGCAAGAAACCGATATACATATTACGCATCGGTAGCCAAGAAGGAAGGGTATATACAAATTTCCAACTTGTTTACCGAAACGGCTGAAAATGAAAAGGAACATGCAAAAAGATTTTTCAAATTCCTGAATGAAAGCCTAAATGGCGAAATGGTTGAAATCAATGCCTGCTATCCTGTTGCTCTTGGTGATACCAAAGCCAACCTGCTTGCAGCAGCTAATGGTGAAAATGAAGAATGGTCAGACCTTTATCCTGAATTTGCCAAAGTTGCCGATGAAGAAGGATTTCCTGCCGTAGCAGTAGTGTTCAGAAAAATTGCTGAAGTAGAAAAACACCATGAAACCCGTTACAGAAAATTACTTGAAAACTTGGAAAAAGAGACGGTCTTTAAGAAAGATACTGCTGTCCGCTGGAAGTGCAATAACTGCGGATATATCCATGAAGGCGGCAGTGCCCCTGAAACATGTCCGGCATGCGCACATCCTCAAGGATACTTTGAAGTTTTTGTGGAAACTTATTAA
- a CDS encoding LysR family transcriptional regulator — protein sequence MTLRHLKIFITVADLSSMTKAAESLYIAQPTVSQAVSELESYYDVKLFDRLSRRLYITEAGKQLLGYARHITALFDEMEQAMKNTKKNGILKVGASVTVGSVLLPQLVSEFARTHPSMQIEATIKNTKEIEALIIKNVIDFGVVEGVVHTPDIVSTAFMDDELVLVCGKSHSLYNAKSITPFELSKLKFIVREKGSGTRELFESMLASMDIKWQLLWECNGSEGIKSAVASGIGVTVISKRLVEKEVQNGEMSEVAIDGIRFIRKFSIIYHKNKYLTEAVKDFIKLCYSFAKE from the coding sequence ATGACCTTGAGGCATTTAAAAATATTTATTACAGTTGCCGATTTAAGCAGTATGACTAAGGCGGCTGAAAGCTTGTATATTGCACAGCCGACTGTAAGTCAAGCGGTTTCAGAGCTTGAAAGCTACTACGATGTTAAGCTTTTTGACCGCCTTTCACGGCGGCTGTATATAACCGAAGCCGGTAAGCAGCTTTTAGGATATGCACGTCATATCACCGCTTTATTTGACGAAATGGAACAGGCTATGAAAAATACTAAGAAAAACGGCATACTTAAAGTGGGTGCAAGTGTTACTGTCGGAAGCGTTCTTTTACCACAGCTTGTGAGTGAGTTTGCAAGAACTCACCCATCAATGCAGATAGAAGCTACAATAAAAAACACAAAGGAAATAGAAGCTTTGATAATCAAAAACGTCATTGATTTTGGAGTGGTTGAAGGTGTTGTCCACACACCAGACATTGTTTCCACTGCATTTATGGACGATGAGTTAGTGCTTGTCTGCGGCAAAAGCCACTCATTATATAATGCTAAAAGCATTACACCCTTTGAACTTTCAAAGCTAAAGTTTATTGTAAGGGAGAAAGGAAGCGGCACAAGAGAGCTTTTTGAAAGTATGCTTGCATCAATGGATATAAAATGGCAGCTTTTATGGGAATGTAACGGCTCAGAAGGCATAAAAAGCGCTGTTGCTTCTGGTATTGGTGTAACTGTTATTTCAAAGAGGCTTGTTGAAAAAGAGGTTCAAAATGGAGAAATGTCGGAAGTTGCCATTGACGGTATCCGTTTCATTAGAAAATTCAGCATAATTTATCATAAAAACAAGTATCTTACTGAGGCAGTAAAGGATTTTATTAAACTGTGCTATTCCTTTGCAAAAGAGTAG
- a CDS encoding YeiH family protein codes for MTQLKKILPGILLCLAIAVPAWFLGKVFPIVGGPVFGILFGMIIALIRKPKFFDDGVKYTSKKLLQYSIILLGFEMNLFNVIKVGGQSLFVMLFTLSASFLTAFFVGRALKLKGKMVTLIGVGTSICGGSAIAATAPVIQAEDEDVAHSISTIFLFNIVAVFIFPALGHLLGMSDMGFGMWAGTAINDTSSVVAAGTAWSSSAGNDIALNFATIVKLTRTLMIVPITFVLAIYTSRESAKSANGSTFNFAKVFPWFVLGFVAAAVINTFTNIPEEVSHGLVTAGKFVIVMAMAAIGFNTHLKKLVTNGFKPIFLGLCCWFAVAEVSLIVQTVMKMW; via the coding sequence ATGACACAGCTTAAAAAAATATTGCCCGGCATTTTACTCTGCCTTGCTATCGCGGTTCCGGCGTGGTTTTTGGGCAAGGTTTTTCCAATAGTTGGCGGCCCTGTTTTCGGAATACTTTTTGGAATGATTATTGCACTTATAAGAAAACCAAAATTCTTTGATGACGGTGTAAAGTACACCTCAAAAAAGCTGCTGCAATATTCCATTATATTGCTGGGCTTTGAAATGAACCTGTTTAATGTAATCAAGGTTGGCGGTCAGTCACTTTTTGTTATGCTGTTTACCTTGTCGGCTTCTTTTTTGACCGCATTTTTTGTAGGCCGTGCCTTAAAGCTCAAGGGCAAAATGGTAACCCTAATTGGCGTTGGTACATCTATCTGCGGTGGCTCGGCAATTGCAGCAACAGCTCCTGTTATACAAGCTGAAGACGAGGACGTAGCACACTCTATTTCAACAATATTTCTCTTTAATATTGTAGCCGTATTTATCTTTCCAGCACTCGGACATCTTCTCGGTATGAGCGATATGGGCTTTGGTATGTGGGCAGGCACAGCCATAAATGACACTTCATCGGTTGTCGCAGCAGGAACTGCTTGGAGCAGTTCGGCAGGCAACGATATTGCACTGAATTTTGCAACAATAGTTAAGCTTACACGCACACTTATGATTGTTCCTATAACCTTTGTACTTGCTATATACACATCAAGGGAAAGTGCAAAGTCGGCAAATGGCAGTACCTTTAATTTTGCAAAGGTTTTTCCGTGGTTTGTTTTAGGCTTTGTAGCAGCGGCAGTTATCAATACCTTTACAAATATTCCGGAAGAGGTTTCGCACGGATTAGTTACAGCAGGAAAATTTGTAATAGTTATGGCTATGGCGGCAATCGGGTTTAATACACACCTTAAAAAGCTTGTTACAAACGGCTTTAAACCCATATTCTTAGGGCTTTGCTGCTGGTTTGCTGTTGCAGAAGTTTCGCTAATAGTTCAAACAGTAATGAAAATGTGGTAA
- a CDS encoding Mini-ribonuclease 3, whose product MFNEFINNASSIINEEQIINPSQYSPLVLAYIGDAVYELYIRTMLVKKGNAPVHRLHKQATLFVKAKAQSDIIHKIETALTEEELLIFKRGRNAKSGTVPKNADVNEYRHATGFEALLGYLYLAKNNQRLKELLDLAVKDTGKDGCI is encoded by the coding sequence ATGTTTAACGAATTTATTAATAATGCATCAAGTATAATAAATGAGGAGCAGATTATTAATCCATCCCAATATTCGCCGCTGGTGCTGGCATATATCGGAGATGCTGTGTATGAACTATATATTCGTACCATGCTTGTAAAAAAAGGAAATGCTCCGGTTCACAGGCTGCATAAGCAGGCAACTCTTTTTGTAAAAGCGAAAGCACAAAGTGATATTATCCATAAAATTGAAACAGCGCTTACAGAAGAGGAACTTTTAATTTTTAAGAGAGGAAGAAATGCAAAGTCAGGTACGGTTCCCAAAAATGCAGATGTCAATGAATACCGTCATGCAACTGGCTTTGAAGCTTTACTGGGTTATCTCTATTTAGCAAAGAATAATCAAAGACTTAAAGAACTATTGGATTTGGCGGTAAAAGATACAGGAAAAGACGGGTGCATTTAG
- a CDS encoding YitT family protein, whose amino-acid sequence MSRFNLRKLLGDWQSYLLIIVGSVITAISINMFLVPNKIAPGGVSGIATVLYYLFGFPVGTTMLVLNIPLFILGIRHLGGVFGVKTLFSTVVLSVVVDLTTFLPVLTREPLLASIYGGIIMGAGLGLVFRSGATTGGTDLAAKIIHKFIPFLTLGQLLLAVDFTVIVFAAVVFKDYDLALYAIVTLFVSSQVIDGLLEGVNFAKAVFIISNKSKFIAERIMKDLDRGVTGLDGTGMYTGQDKTVLMCVLRRPEIPVLKSIVREIDKNAFIILTDVREVLGEGFKTYE is encoded by the coding sequence ATGTCCCGATTCAATTTGAGAAAGCTTTTAGGCGATTGGCAAAGTTATTTACTAATCATTGTTGGTTCTGTTATAACTGCAATATCCATCAATATGTTTCTTGTTCCCAATAAGATTGCCCCGGGGGGAGTAAGTGGTATTGCTACAGTTCTTTACTACTTATTTGGGTTTCCTGTGGGTACTACCATGCTTGTCCTGAATATTCCTCTCTTTATTTTAGGAATAAGGCACTTAGGAGGGGTTTTCGGTGTTAAAACTCTCTTTAGCACGGTTGTCCTTTCCGTTGTTGTGGATTTAACAACTTTTTTGCCTGTTTTAACTAGAGAACCATTGCTTGCTTCCATATATGGAGGTATAATAATGGGGGCAGGATTGGGTTTGGTATTCCGTTCCGGGGCTACGACCGGAGGGACCGATCTTGCAGCTAAAATTATTCACAAGTTTATACCGTTTTTAACCCTGGGACAGCTTTTATTAGCTGTTGATTTTACAGTGATCGTTTTTGCAGCTGTTGTATTTAAAGATTACGACCTTGCATTATATGCGATTGTTACCTTATTTGTTTCTTCGCAGGTAATTGATGGGCTTTTGGAAGGAGTCAATTTTGCAAAAGCGGTATTTATTATTTCTAACAAATCAAAATTTATAGCCGAAAGAATCATGAAAGACCTGGACCGGGGTGTGACAGGATTGGATGGCACCGGTATGTATACCGGCCAGGATAAAACGGTTTTGATGTGCGTATTAAGAAGACCAGAAATTCCAGTTTTAAAATCTATTGTCAGAGAAATTGATAAAAATGCTTTTATCATCCTTACTGATGTCAGGGAAGTATTGGGTGAGGGCTTTAAAACATATGAATAA
- a CDS encoding transketolase: MDKEKIRQLSITATKIRKHAIEAVYSAGSGHPGGSLSIADILAVLYFDVMNVDPKNPKWEDRDRFVLSKGHCTPALYGALAERGFFSTDEIKNFRHIDSFLQGHPDMKGVPGVDMSTGSLGQGISAANGMALAGKLDNKNYRVYAILGDGELQEGQVWEAAMFAPHYKLDNLTAFVDFNGLQIDGDISKVMSPLPIDEKFRAFGWHVIVIDAHDYEQIENAVSEAKNTKGKPTMVIAKSIKGKGVSYMENEAGWHGNAPKKDQYEQAIKELDALLSKLEVE; the protein is encoded by the coding sequence ATGGACAAGGAAAAAATAAGGCAGCTATCCATTACTGCTACAAAGATTAGAAAACATGCGATTGAAGCGGTATACAGTGCAGGTTCAGGCCATCCCGGCGGTTCACTTTCCATCGCAGACATTTTAGCAGTATTATACTTTGATGTAATGAATGTGGATCCTAAGAATCCAAAATGGGAGGACAGAGATAGATTTGTACTGTCCAAAGGCCACTGTACCCCTGCACTCTATGGAGCACTGGCAGAAAGAGGTTTTTTCTCCACTGACGAGATTAAAAACTTCCGCCACATTGACAGCTTCCTTCAAGGACATCCCGATATGAAAGGCGTACCGGGAGTGGACATGTCCACCGGTTCTCTAGGCCAGGGAATCTCTGCAGCAAACGGTATGGCATTAGCTGGAAAGTTGGATAACAAAAACTACAGGGTATATGCAATACTAGGAGATGGAGAACTCCAGGAAGGGCAGGTATGGGAGGCAGCCATGTTTGCACCCCATTATAAATTGGATAACCTGACCGCTTTTGTAGACTTTAATGGCCTGCAGATAGACGGAGATATCTCTAAAGTCATGTCTCCCCTTCCAATCGATGAAAAATTCAGAGCCTTTGGCTGGCATGTCATCGTCATCGATGCCCACGACTATGAACAAATAGAAAATGCAGTGAGTGAAGCAAAAAACACAAAAGGTAAACCTACCATGGTTATCGCAAAAAGCATTAAAGGTAAAGGTGTATCCTATATGGAAAATGAAGCAGGCTGGCATGGAAATGCACCCAAAAAAGACCAGTATGAACAGGCCATAAAAGAGCTGGATGCACTTTTATCAAAATTGGAGGTGGAATAA
- a CDS encoding transketolase family protein has product MAEKIATREAYGNALAEFGEKYDIVVLDADLSKSTKTETFKKKFPERFINMGIAEGNMMSTAAGIASCGKVVFASSFAMFAAGRAFEQVRNSIGYPNLNVKIGATHAGISVGEDGASHQCLEDIGIMRTIPNMVVINPADAVEARAAVEAAIKHYGPVYLRFGRLAVPVIFDQSTYKFELGKGVQLEEGKDVTIIATGLMVPEALEARKILDEEGISARVVNIHTIKPIDADIIVKAARETGAIVTAEEHNIIGGLGSAVAEVLSEKYPVPLKRVGVEDKFGRSGKPEPLLEMYGLTAKNIVSKVKEVIKMK; this is encoded by the coding sequence ATGGCAGAAAAGATAGCAACAAGAGAAGCCTATGGGAATGCACTGGCTGAATTTGGAGAAAAATATGACATCGTCGTATTGGATGCAGACCTATCCAAATCAACCAAAACTGAAACCTTTAAAAAGAAGTTTCCCGAAAGATTTATCAACATGGGGATTGCAGAAGGAAACATGATGTCCACAGCAGCAGGAATTGCAAGCTGCGGTAAGGTAGTATTTGCAAGCTCCTTTGCCATGTTTGCAGCAGGAAGGGCCTTTGAACAGGTAAGAAACTCCATAGGCTATCCAAACTTAAATGTAAAAATAGGGGCAACCCATGCAGGAATTTCAGTAGGAGAAGACGGGGCATCCCACCAGTGCTTAGAAGATATAGGCATCATGAGGACCATTCCCAATATGGTGGTAATAAACCCTGCCGATGCCGTAGAAGCAAGGGCAGCCGTAGAAGCAGCAATAAAACACTATGGTCCTGTATACTTAAGGTTTGGAAGACTGGCGGTACCTGTGATATTTGACCAGTCTACATACAAGTTTGAGTTAGGAAAAGGTGTACAGTTGGAAGAAGGAAAAGATGTCACCATCATCGCAACAGGACTGATGGTACCCGAAGCCTTAGAAGCAAGAAAAATACTGGATGAAGAGGGGATAAGTGCCAGGGTTGTCAACATACATACGATAAAACCAATTGATGCAGACATCATTGTAAAAGCAGCAAGAGAAACCGGAGCAATCGTTACTGCAGAAGAGCACAACATTATAGGAGGCCTTGGCAGTGCAGTAGCAGAAGTACTCTCCGAAAAATATCCTGTACCATTAAAAAGGGTAGGAGTGGAAGATAAGTTCGGAAGGTCGGGAAAACCGGAGCCGCTGCTTGAAATGTACGGACTTACTGCTAAAAATATTGTAAGCAAAGTGAAAGAAGTTATAAAAATGAAGTAA